One genomic region from Leptospira montravelensis encodes:
- the hemL gene encoding glutamate-1-semialdehyde 2,1-aminomutase, giving the protein MNSEELFIRSKNVVPGGVHSPVRSFASVGGTPIFFSEANGAYLKSVEGKEYIDYCLSFGPLLFGHRHPEIQEVVEDTVRKAWSFGACEPYSLELAEFITSKIPWAEKIRFVNSGTEAVMSALRVARAATGRSKILKFDGCYHGHLDQLLVKAGSGLAGLSSSDSKGIGPEIIQNTLVLPLDDETTLENLFLEQGKDIACLIIEPIPANYGLLPQRTEFLKKCRELTTKYGTLLLFDEVISGFRVSFQGMAGLTGIVPDLVCYGKIIGGGFPVGAYAGKKDLMDLVAPSGPVYQAGTLSANPIGMRAGLKTLTKAWTENPYPELESKTKQLTSGILKHLEESGDSNWEAVTFGSLFWLKGKTKDPVRTITSIPSDHKSRFATFFHKLLNQGVYLAPSGYEVGFLSTVHTEEIIEATLNKTKQALKEKK; this is encoded by the coding sequence ATGAACTCAGAAGAACTATTTATACGTTCCAAAAACGTGGTTCCCGGTGGAGTCCATAGTCCCGTTCGTTCCTTTGCCTCCGTTGGTGGGACACCTATTTTTTTTAGTGAAGCAAACGGCGCCTATCTAAAGTCAGTCGAAGGAAAAGAATATATCGATTATTGTTTGAGTTTTGGCCCACTTCTTTTTGGTCACAGACATCCAGAAATTCAAGAAGTAGTTGAAGATACTGTAAGAAAGGCTTGGTCATTTGGAGCTTGTGAACCTTATTCCCTAGAACTAGCAGAGTTTATCACAAGTAAAATTCCTTGGGCCGAAAAAATCCGATTTGTGAACTCAGGAACAGAAGCAGTGATGAGTGCTCTTCGAGTTGCAAGAGCAGCCACAGGCCGAAGTAAAATTTTAAAATTTGACGGCTGTTACCACGGCCATTTAGACCAACTGCTTGTAAAAGCCGGTTCTGGACTTGCCGGGCTCAGTTCGAGTGACAGTAAAGGAATTGGACCCGAAATCATTCAAAATACCCTTGTACTACCGTTAGATGATGAAACTACTTTAGAAAATTTATTTTTAGAACAAGGAAAGGACATAGCTTGTCTTATCATTGAACCAATTCCCGCCAATTACGGCCTTCTTCCTCAGAGAACTGAATTCTTAAAAAAATGCAGGGAACTAACCACAAAATATGGAACCTTACTATTGTTTGATGAAGTAATCTCTGGATTTCGCGTTTCTTTCCAAGGAATGGCTGGACTTACTGGAATTGTCCCGGACCTCGTTTGTTACGGTAAAATTATAGGTGGAGGTTTTCCTGTAGGTGCCTATGCCGGTAAAAAAGACCTAATGGATTTAGTCGCACCCAGTGGTCCAGTTTACCAAGCGGGAACCTTATCAGCAAACCCGATTGGTATGCGAGCTGGTCTAAAAACTTTAACGAAAGCTTGGACTGAAAATCCATACCCTGAATTAGAATCAAAAACAAAACAATTAACTTCAGGGATATTAAAACATTTAGAAGAATCTGGAGATTCGAACTGGGAAGCCGTCACATTCGGAAGTCTTTTTTGGCTAAAGGGAAAAACAAAGGATCCTGTTCGCACCATAACATCAATTCCCAGTGACCACAAATCTAGGTTTGCTACATTTTTTCACAAACTCCTAAACCAAGGTGTATATCTTGCACCTAGCGGTTATGAGGTGGGATTTCTTTCAACAGTTCATACCGAAGAAATTATAGAAGCCACTTTAAATAAAACCAAACAGGCATTAAAGGAAAAAAAATGA
- a CDS encoding uroporphyrinogen decarboxylase family protein — protein MITTTFRNDRFANAINLIPQKIPPIWFMRQAGRYHSHYRKLKETYSFMDLCKQPELAAEVALGPVKEFGFDVSILFSDLLFPLEALGMGLTYDPGPKLSFSLTSEKDLLQLKSPDEAIEALKFQKEAVIRTREVLPKDVSLIGFVGGPFTLMTYASIGKHDGNLSFIKTNQSFVDQFYSILVPLLKQNIELQLQGGAEVVMIFDTAAGMLDPYNFQRYVKGPISEFAKLYPKQIGYYAKNSTEEHVRQIQEIPGLAGFGVDHRFSIKQTLKNFGGKGFIQGNFDQELLFADPQTLKQKIREYLLPIKDLDPEDRKGWVAGLGHGVLQFTPETSVHMLIEETRKVFSE, from the coding sequence ATGATTACAACTACATTTCGAAATGACAGATTTGCAAATGCCATAAATTTAATACCCCAAAAAATCCCGCCTATTTGGTTTATGCGCCAAGCCGGAAGGTATCACTCCCATTACCGTAAACTCAAAGAAACTTATAGTTTTATGGATTTATGCAAACAACCGGAACTCGCAGCAGAAGTGGCACTTGGACCTGTTAAGGAATTTGGATTTGATGTTAGTATTTTGTTTTCCGACCTACTTTTCCCTTTAGAAGCATTGGGAATGGGTTTAACTTATGATCCTGGTCCGAAACTTTCCTTTTCCCTCACTTCCGAAAAAGATTTATTACAATTAAAATCTCCTGACGAAGCAATAGAAGCACTCAAGTTTCAAAAAGAAGCTGTGATTCGAACAAGGGAAGTTTTACCAAAAGATGTATCTCTTATTGGATTTGTAGGTGGACCGTTTACATTAATGACCTATGCAAGCATTGGAAAACATGATGGAAATTTATCCTTTATCAAAACTAATCAAAGTTTTGTAGATCAATTTTATTCCATACTTGTTCCACTTCTCAAACAAAACATCGAATTACAATTGCAAGGTGGAGCTGAAGTTGTAATGATTTTTGATACTGCAGCCGGTATGTTAGATCCTTATAACTTCCAAAGATATGTTAAAGGGCCAATTTCCGAATTTGCAAAACTCTACCCAAAACAAATTGGATATTACGCAAAAAATTCTACAGAAGAACACGTGAGGCAAATTCAAGAAATTCCAGGTTTAGCGGGTTTTGGTGTGGATCATAGATTCTCTATCAAACAAACTTTAAAAAACTTTGGGGGAAAAGGTTTCATCCAAGGTAATTTCGATCAAGAACTTCTCTTTGCAGATCCCCAAACACTAAAACAGAAAATTCGAGAGTATCTTTTGCCAATCAAAGATTTAGATCCTGAAGACCGAAAAGGATGGGTAGCTGGACTTGGGCATGGAGTTTTACAGTTCACTCCAGAAACTTCCGTCCATATGCTCATAGAAGAAACAAGAAAGGTATTTAGCGAATGA
- the hemN gene encoding oxygen-independent coproporphyrinogen III oxidase has translation MKQLLEKYDTPAPRYTSYPTVPYWTDSPTLDECIQSLETNLSPKESKLALYLHIPFCETLCTFCGCNTSITKNHTVEEPYVAAIKNELNLYTDKVNSLKGKKLSELHLGGGSPTYLSDYNLESTIDYILNKLNPTEDPQYSIEVDPRRTRVSQLKLLQKLGFRRISLGVQDFDPEVQRLVNRIQPFELTENITREARALGFDSVNFDLIYGLPKQTLDSMKYSIERTLELKPDRIAFYSYAHVPWIKASQRLFTEKDLPEATVKRDLYEIGRQLLEKEGYREIGMDHFALPHDKLWKAFNSNQLHRNFMGYSDSRTDVMLGLGSSSISETPDLFFQNQKLEMKYRKSLLDGIIPIFRGHKLTKSDQIRKQLILDLMTSWKVNVPSEMKTHVFQFLKEMESDQLIRWQENTLTVTELGKPFLRIIAMAFDEKLQLSQPTKPVFSKAI, from the coding sequence ATGAAACAATTACTCGAAAAATACGATACACCAGCACCAAGGTACACAAGTTATCCAACAGTTCCCTATTGGACGGATTCTCCAACGTTGGACGAATGTATCCAATCCTTGGAAACTAATTTATCTCCTAAAGAATCAAAACTTGCCTTATACCTTCACATTCCATTTTGTGAAACACTTTGTACATTTTGCGGATGTAATACATCCATCACAAAAAACCATACGGTCGAAGAACCTTATGTGGCGGCGATTAAAAATGAATTAAATCTTTATACCGATAAAGTAAATAGTTTAAAAGGTAAAAAGTTAAGCGAACTACATTTGGGTGGCGGAAGCCCAACCTATCTTTCAGACTATAATTTGGAATCTACAATTGATTACATTTTAAATAAACTAAACCCAACGGAAGATCCTCAGTATTCGATTGAAGTGGACCCAAGAAGGACAAGGGTATCGCAACTAAAACTTTTGCAAAAACTTGGATTCAGAAGGATTAGTTTGGGAGTGCAAGACTTTGATCCCGAAGTACAAAGGTTAGTCAACAGAATCCAACCTTTTGAACTCACTGAAAATATCACTCGCGAAGCGAGGGCACTTGGCTTTGATTCTGTTAATTTTGATCTTATTTATGGCCTGCCCAAACAAACCCTAGACTCAATGAAATATTCTATCGAAAGGACATTAGAATTAAAACCAGATAGAATTGCTTTTTACTCTTATGCTCACGTACCTTGGATCAAAGCATCGCAACGCCTATTCACAGAAAAAGATCTTCCTGAAGCTACTGTAAAACGAGACTTGTATGAAATCGGCAGACAATTGTTAGAAAAGGAAGGTTACAGAGAAATTGGAATGGACCATTTTGCCCTTCCACACGATAAACTTTGGAAGGCTTTCAATTCAAACCAACTACATCGAAACTTTATGGGTTATAGCGATTCACGAACAGATGTTATGTTGGGACTAGGTTCCTCTTCTATCTCAGAAACTCCTGATCTTTTTTTCCAAAACCAAAAGTTGGAAATGAAATACCGTAAATCCTTGTTAGATGGGATCATTCCAATCTTTCGTGGACATAAATTAACAAAATCTGACCAAATACGTAAACAATTGATTTTAGATTTAATGACATCTTGGAAAGTGAATGTTCCTAGCGAAATGAAAACTCATGTTTTCCAATTTTTAAAAGAAATGGAATCCGATCAGTTAATCAGATGGCAAGAAAATACACTGACTGTGACAGAACTTGGAAAACCTTTCTTAAGAATCATTGCAATGGCTTTCGATGAAAAATTACAACTAAGCCAACCAACAAAACCTGTTTTTTCGAAAGCAATATGA
- a CDS encoding protoporphyrinogen/coproporphyrinogen oxidase gives MSEQVHIIGGGITGLFLAYHHTKRGDRVTLYEEADKLGGVIGTKIVNEGLVELAANGVLLTDEMKSMLDDIGLSPVYPNQAAKRRYFFTNQKLSRLPISIFTGIRLIITVLFKKIKFNKDQNFETWACQMFGNSVTKNIIEPAIGGVYGTRLDSLQAESIFSKWEGTGTKTILQELKKNKSKTYGTVSFPQGMGDLVSHLVQYLEPKIEIKTKFSKANLETILKWKGKIRFSTSLKNLIPILGDHIEPNEVPNLLSITTITRFGKNHLTKKPCFGVLFGKNEGIRALGVLSNSDIFPGRAIDGLHSETWIYPSAAKTGDSITWESILEEDRKLITKIEDSPKAVYVTSWNGVFPAYDRKLFLFNQKLDSLETQWLSEGINIRFFGNYRKGIGLRSLFESTSGE, from the coding sequence ATGAGTGAACAAGTTCATATCATTGGCGGTGGTATCACTGGTTTATTTCTGGCATACCATCATACGAAACGTGGAGACAGGGTTACTTTATATGAAGAGGCCGATAAATTAGGCGGAGTCATAGGAACAAAAATTGTTAATGAGGGACTTGTCGAACTTGCTGCCAATGGTGTTTTACTCACAGATGAAATGAAATCCATGTTAGATGACATTGGACTTTCACCTGTTTATCCAAATCAGGCAGCAAAAAGAAGGTATTTCTTTACTAATCAAAAGTTATCGAGACTTCCCATTTCCATTTTTACTGGCATTCGGTTAATTATTACAGTACTTTTTAAAAAAATAAAATTCAACAAAGACCAAAACTTTGAAACTTGGGCTTGTCAAATGTTTGGTAACTCTGTTACAAAAAACATCATCGAACCAGCAATTGGCGGAGTTTACGGAACTCGGCTCGACTCCCTCCAAGCAGAATCTATATTCTCTAAATGGGAAGGTACAGGAACAAAAACAATCCTGCAGGAACTAAAAAAGAATAAATCTAAAACCTATGGAACAGTATCCTTTCCGCAAGGAATGGGAGATTTAGTATCCCATTTAGTTCAATATTTAGAACCTAAAATAGAAATCAAAACTAAGTTTTCAAAAGCGAATTTGGAAACTATCCTTAAATGGAAAGGGAAAATTCGTTTTTCTACATCCTTAAAGAATTTAATCCCAATTCTCGGCGATCATATAGAACCCAATGAAGTTCCCAATTTACTTTCTATCACAACAATCACAAGGTTCGGGAAAAATCACCTAACAAAGAAACCATGTTTCGGTGTCCTTTTTGGAAAAAACGAAGGAATCCGAGCTCTCGGTGTTTTATCCAATTCCGATATTTTTCCGGGAAGGGCAATAGATGGCCTTCATTCAGAAACCTGGATTTATCCGAGTGCGGCTAAAACCGGTGATTCTATCACATGGGAATCTATCTTAGAAGAAGATAGAAAATTGATCACAAAAATTGAAGATTCACCTAAAGCTGTTTATGTGACTTCTTGGAACGGTGTATTCCCTGCTTACGATAGAAAATTGTTTTTATTCAATCAAAAACTGGATTCCTTAGAAACACAATGGTTGTCGGAAGGAATAAACATTCGCTTTTTTGGAAATTATCGAAAAGGTATTGGACTAAGATCTTTATTTGAATCGACAAGTGGTGAGTGA
- the hemH gene encoding ferrochelatase encodes MNHKPEKTLILVNLGGPRNTEEIEVFLTDLFTDPFVFDLPLPEFLRLPLARFIAKKRSPKVKRIYESMGFGGGSPLVSETEKQAKTIERILNLKTNINWTVKVAMTCGFPHIRDNEFGKPSPDTIYLPLYPQYSRSTVLSTLNHLEKKFKECPVGSGGYVPSFASDPKFHQISARFIFEFFSGVLKSDEFLHFPNVSPTLDWKEIDIVFSAHGVPLRLIRKGDRYMQEIESSVKGIKEELRLLGFKGKTHISYQSKVGPAKWTEPSSLQMIESLAKEGKQIAVYPISFVSDHLETLEEIGEQFKDLALEKGAKSFTRIPAFGVYPPFIEYLAEKVVDVDKSIHHCFCKEMGGESLTTCRFK; translated from the coding sequence ATGAACCATAAACCAGAAAAAACATTGATCCTAGTTAATTTAGGTGGGCCTAGAAACACAGAGGAAATTGAAGTTTTTTTAACCGATTTATTTACGGATCCATTTGTCTTTGATTTGCCTTTACCTGAATTTTTACGACTTCCATTAGCAAGGTTTATCGCTAAAAAACGCAGCCCCAAGGTAAAAAGAATTTATGAGTCCATGGGATTTGGTGGAGGTTCTCCTTTAGTTTCCGAAACAGAAAAACAAGCCAAAACTATTGAAAGAATATTAAATCTTAAAACCAATATAAATTGGACAGTAAAGGTTGCAATGACCTGTGGTTTTCCTCATATTAGAGATAATGAATTTGGAAAACCATCACCGGATACCATCTATCTGCCGTTATATCCTCAATATTCTCGTTCTACAGTTTTATCGACATTAAACCATTTAGAAAAAAAGTTCAAAGAATGTCCTGTCGGAAGCGGTGGATATGTTCCTAGTTTTGCCTCTGATCCTAAATTTCACCAAATATCTGCTAGGTTTATTTTTGAATTTTTTAGCGGAGTCCTAAAATCAGATGAATTTTTACATTTTCCAAATGTAAGTCCAACACTAGATTGGAAAGAGATAGATATTGTTTTTTCAGCTCATGGGGTTCCGTTGCGGCTCATTCGCAAAGGAGACAGGTATATGCAAGAAATTGAATCTTCAGTAAAAGGAATTAAAGAAGAACTCCGTCTCTTAGGTTTTAAAGGGAAAACCCATATATCTTATCAAAGTAAGGTGGGACCGGCAAAATGGACGGAACCAAGTTCTTTACAGATGATAGAATCTCTTGCCAAAGAAGGGAAACAAATTGCCGTATATCCTATTAGTTTTGTCAGTGATCATTTAGAAACTTTGGAAGAAATAGGAGAACAATTTAAAGACCTTGCCTTAGAGAAAGGTGCAAAATCTTTTACTAGAATTCCTGCATTCGGAGTTTACCCGCCGTTTATCGAGTATTTGGCGGAGAAAGTAGTCGATGTAGACAAGTCGATACACCATTGTTTTTGTAAAGAGATGGGTGGTGAATCACTCACCACTTGTCGATTCAAATAA
- the topA gene encoding type I DNA topoisomerase, which translates to MASYLDKDWVVVATKGHIKDLPPKSYGVDFKNQFEPEYEWLKGKKAVFSAIKSKAKLSSVIYIASDPDREGEIIAKHCYDELVKLKKPIFRLRLKEISKEEVSRQIQLKFGLDLAEIESQIARRVVDRIFGFEVSPDLWKQLKISSLSAGRVQSTVLHWICEREKEIQNFSKEIYYQLRLHGSVLGESIDLDHQTKDKLDSNSIQNLLSDIEILPEPSKLKDLILSQIKKKNIKRNPPPAFSTASLQETSFRILGFDSKKTMKLAQMLFEGKKIGTGERVGLITYMRTDSTRVSLDKRELGEDYLNKNYPGLLSNINSTPKKQKKYSQDAHEAVIPTNPNLTPDSISSYLSPDEKKLYTLIWERFLVSLMKPELGEETIYEFQKEKHTFYYKNELITDFGFKAFFKTDKKKIQKQLDWKLGDRFLYESYTIEEKQTEPPVRYTQGKLVQKMEDTGVGRPSTYGSIIETLKTRKYIVEYHKSIGPTALGLKVNDYLFLNFQDMIGESFTKDLEEKLDQVTENKESRILLIQNFYEGLLRILRSPRKKNTPLAPVNVPNVEQNKSERAVARKTSSSKKQNIKLDTIESSLKPTNICPVCQLGFVKTKLGKKGKTIYFCSRYPHCDYITYEP; encoded by the coding sequence ATCGCTTCTTATTTAGATAAGGATTGGGTTGTTGTTGCTACCAAGGGACATATCAAAGACCTTCCTCCCAAATCCTATGGGGTAGATTTTAAAAACCAATTTGAACCAGAATATGAATGGCTAAAAGGTAAGAAGGCTGTTTTTTCTGCGATTAAATCCAAAGCCAAGTTATCTTCAGTAATTTATATCGCCAGTGACCCGGATCGGGAAGGGGAAATCATCGCCAAACATTGTTATGATGAACTAGTAAAATTAAAAAAACCTATTTTTAGACTACGACTGAAGGAAATTTCCAAAGAGGAAGTAAGCCGTCAAATCCAATTAAAGTTTGGACTCGATCTTGCAGAAATAGAATCACAAATTGCAAGGCGTGTTGTTGATCGAATTTTTGGATTTGAAGTATCTCCTGATTTGTGGAAACAGTTAAAAATCTCTTCTTTGTCTGCGGGTCGTGTGCAATCTACGGTTTTACATTGGATTTGTGAAAGAGAAAAAGAAATCCAGAATTTTTCCAAAGAGATTTATTACCAATTAAGATTACATGGATCTGTTTTAGGAGAATCTATAGATTTAGACCACCAAACAAAAGATAAATTAGATTCTAATTCAATTCAAAACCTACTTTCGGATATAGAAATTTTACCAGAACCTTCAAAATTAAAAGACTTAATCCTATCGCAAATCAAAAAGAAAAATATCAAAAGAAATCCTCCCCCAGCTTTTTCCACTGCTAGTTTACAAGAAACGAGTTTTCGCATTTTGGGTTTTGATTCTAAAAAAACTATGAAACTGGCACAAATGCTTTTTGAAGGGAAAAAAATTGGAACTGGAGAGAGAGTAGGGCTTATCACCTATATGCGAACCGATAGCACTCGAGTTTCATTGGATAAGCGAGAGTTAGGTGAAGATTATTTAAATAAAAATTATCCTGGTTTACTTTCTAATATAAATTCTACTCCCAAAAAACAAAAAAAATACTCTCAGGATGCCCACGAAGCTGTCATCCCCACAAATCCAAATTTGACTCCTGATTCTATTTCCTCCTATTTATCACCTGATGAGAAAAAACTATACACTTTAATTTGGGAGCGATTTTTAGTTTCATTGATGAAGCCAGAGTTAGGTGAAGAAACGATATATGAATTTCAAAAAGAGAAACATACTTTCTATTATAAAAATGAATTGATAACCGATTTTGGATTTAAGGCCTTTTTTAAAACGGATAAGAAAAAAATACAAAAACAATTGGATTGGAAATTGGGTGACCGGTTCCTTTACGAGTCCTATACCATAGAAGAAAAACAAACAGAGCCACCAGTTCGTTATACACAAGGAAAACTGGTTCAAAAAATGGAAGATACAGGTGTGGGTAGACCTTCTACCTATGGGTCCATTATTGAAACTTTAAAAACTCGGAAATACATTGTGGAATATCACAAATCCATTGGGCCTACGGCACTTGGATTGAAAGTAAATGATTATCTATTTTTAAACTTTCAAGATATGATTGGTGAGTCTTTCACAAAAGATTTGGAGGAAAAATTAGACCAAGTCACTGAAAATAAAGAATCAAGAATCCTTCTGATCCAAAATTTCTATGAAGGTTTACTTCGTATCTTACGAAGTCCTAGAAAAAAAAATACTCCACTCGCACCTGTAAATGTTCCAAATGTAGAACAAAACAAATCAGAACGAGCTGTTGCCAGAAAAACATCTTCCAGTAAAAAACAAAATATTAAACTCGATACCATTGAATCCAGTCTAAAACCTACAAACATTTGTCCCGTGTGTCAGCTTGGATTTGTAAAAACCAAACTAGGTAAAAAAGGAAAAACCATTTATTTTTGTTCCCGTTACCCACATTGTGACTACATAACTTATGAACCATAA
- the cysK gene encoding cysteine synthase A — MKLNSILEAIGNTPHVRLSRLFGTDHEVYMKLERQNPGGSIKDRIALAMIEEAEKSGKLKKDSFIVEPTSGNTGIGLAMVAAVKGYAITLVMPEHMSVERRRIMAAYGAKFELTPREKGMPGAIAKAQEIVAANPNAWMPQQFENEANIQVHREKTAEEIAKDFPDGLDYIITGVGTGGHITGCAENLKKRFPKLKVFAVEPEGSPVLSGGKPGPHPLQGIGAGFIPKNCKTELLDGIITVGKDEAFTMAVLAAKKEGIFIGTSSGASLAAVSKKLKEIPAGSKVLTFCYDTGERYLSVEGLFV, encoded by the coding sequence ATGAAATTAAACAGCATTCTAGAAGCCATCGGAAATACACCTCACGTTAGATTGTCGCGCCTTTTTGGAACAGATCATGAAGTTTATATGAAACTCGAAAGACAAAATCCAGGTGGATCGATCAAAGATCGGATTGCTCTTGCAATGATTGAAGAAGCAGAGAAATCAGGAAAATTAAAAAAGGATTCTTTTATTGTAGAACCTACTTCCGGTAACACTGGGATTGGCCTTGCGATGGTAGCAGCTGTTAAAGGGTATGCAATTACACTCGTCATGCCGGAACATATGTCTGTAGAAAGAAGAAGAATTATGGCGGCCTATGGTGCTAAGTTTGAACTCACACCACGAGAAAAAGGAATGCCAGGTGCAATCGCAAAAGCACAAGAGATTGTGGCAGCAAATCCAAATGCTTGGATGCCTCAACAGTTTGAAAACGAAGCTAACATACAAGTTCATAGAGAAAAAACTGCTGAAGAAATCGCAAAAGATTTCCCAGACGGATTAGATTATATCATTACAGGAGTCGGAACAGGTGGTCATATCACTGGTTGTGCGGAAAACTTAAAGAAAAGATTTCCTAAACTCAAAGTATTTGCTGTAGAGCCAGAAGGTTCTCCTGTTTTGAGTGGTGGAAAACCTGGCCCACACCCTCTGCAAGGCATTGGTGCAGGATTCATTCCTAAAAACTGTAAAACAGAATTACTGGATGGAATCATCACCGTTGGAAAGGATGAAGCTTTCACTATGGCGGTTCTTGCCGCTAAAAAAGAAGGAATTTTTATTGGAACTTCTTCCGGTGCCAGCCTTGCTGCTGTTTCTAAAAAACTAAAAGAAATTCCCGCAGGTTCGAAGGTTCTTACTTTCTGTTATGATACTGGAGAAAGATACCTATCCGTTGAAGGTTTGTTTGTTTAA
- a CDS encoding HEAT repeat domain-containing protein: MIRTSRWILCALIVPVTLFAESDERFFEIQRARLSSSDVFEIRDAIDQLAFVKSNRGIRDIISALEGSSHFPTSPINAPVVKFYAAQALGKKGNKIAIPYLIKTFQKESVNIPEYNPKKVRTWKDGVADSTSISSPYFYEDGEVPITLTCGEILRSLGTLPLTSESEATIKLALTSPNFYLRSSAADALYLSGKKEFLSSLLDSLGKESVPYAKISLLSAVVGLERMPNQNYKAVLESLTDKDPEVRVKASEALRRLDFRTSAPYLEKVIQSENNVKVLNQMKSDYQFLVSFHTP, translated from the coding sequence TTTGCAGAAAGTGATGAACGTTTTTTTGAAATCCAAAGAGCTAGATTGTCCTCCTCCGATGTATTCGAAATTCGTGATGCGATTGACCAGCTTGCTTTTGTTAAATCAAATAGGGGCATTCGTGATATTATCTCTGCCCTGGAAGGTTCTTCTCATTTTCCAACAAGTCCAATCAATGCACCTGTCGTTAAATTTTATGCGGCCCAAGCTCTAGGAAAAAAAGGGAACAAAATTGCGATTCCCTATTTAATCAAAACTTTTCAAAAAGAATCGGTCAATATTCCTGAATATAACCCAAAAAAAGTCCGCACTTGGAAAGATGGTGTGGCCGATAGCACCTCAATTTCCAGTCCTTATTTTTATGAGGATGGAGAGGTTCCCATCACTCTTACCTGTGGGGAAATCTTACGTTCTTTAGGAACTTTGCCTCTAACTTCAGAATCAGAAGCCACTATCAAATTGGCACTAACAAGTCCTAATTTTTACCTTCGCAGTTCGGCTGCTGATGCGCTTTATCTTTCTGGAAAAAAGGAATTTTTGTCTAGTTTACTAGACAGTTTGGGCAAAGAGTCAGTTCCTTATGCTAAAATTTCCTTACTTTCAGCTGTCGTTGGGTTAGAACGTATGCCAAACCAAAATTATAAAGCAGTGTTAGAATCCCTCACTGACAAAGATCCAGAGGTAAGGGTAAAAGCATCAGAGGCACTGCGCCGATTGGATTTCCGAACCTCGGCACCTTACTTAGAAAAGGTGATTCAATCAGAAAACAATGTTAAAGTCCTAAATCAAATGAAATCAGATTACCAGTTTCTTGTTTCCTTTCATACACCATAA